In the genome of Candidatus Neomarinimicrobiota bacterium, one region contains:
- a CDS encoding aminotransferase class I/II-fold pyridoxal phosphate-dependent enzyme, giving the protein MLPELKKIAQQKFKARKTEFFSEYPDVFNKMYHFTRAKTAKVLRYYPYFLKIQESDTTEVVIEGKKVIMLGSNNYLGLTKHPEILEAGVKAIRRYGSGLTGSRFLNGNMVLHEELETKLARFVDKEAALVFSTGFGVNLGVIATTVGPGDLLFSDELNHASIVDGSRFSRAEIIRFKHNNMKDLEKQLSAADKTKGRFIVVDGVFSMEGDIINLPELVQIAKRYGARLMVDDAHSLGVLGPKGNGTAAHFGVTDHVDMIMGTFSKSLACVGGFVAAEEPVIDYLKHNTRTMIFTAALPPSNVAMVTKALEIIEKEPWRRTKVLENAAYIQKNLKNMGFNIGMSTTPVIPVIIGEEMKTFRVWKDLYEEKVYTNPVISPAVPKDRCLLRTSYMATHTRDQLDFCLEKFYKVGKKHGMIS; this is encoded by the coding sequence ATGTTGCCCGAACTGAAAAAAATTGCGCAGCAAAAGTTTAAAGCCAGAAAAACGGAGTTTTTTAGTGAATATCCGGACGTTTTTAACAAGATGTACCATTTTACACGAGCAAAAACGGCTAAGGTACTTCGTTATTATCCCTATTTTCTGAAAATTCAGGAATCCGATACTACAGAGGTTGTAATAGAGGGGAAAAAGGTAATTATGCTGGGTTCCAACAATTATCTGGGACTCACAAAGCATCCGGAAATTTTGGAAGCGGGTGTTAAAGCGATCCGCAGATATGGTTCCGGCTTGACGGGCAGCCGTTTTTTAAATGGAAACATGGTGCTTCATGAGGAACTGGAAACCAAACTGGCCCGCTTTGTGGACAAAGAGGCAGCCTTGGTTTTTTCTACGGGTTTTGGCGTGAATCTTGGAGTTATCGCCACAACAGTAGGACCCGGAGACCTCTTATTCAGTGATGAGCTCAATCATGCCTCCATTGTTGATGGTTCCCGTTTCTCCCGGGCAGAGATTATCCGCTTTAAGCACAACAATATGAAAGATCTGGAAAAACAGTTGTCTGCTGCAGATAAAACAAAAGGGCGTTTTATTGTCGTGGATGGGGTCTTCTCCATGGAAGGCGATATCATCAATCTGCCGGAGCTTGTACAGATTGCCAAGAGATACGGTGCCCGACTGATGGTGGATGATGCTCACTCCCTGGGTGTTTTAGGTCCTAAAGGAAACGGGACGGCAGCCCATTTCGGAGTAACGGATCATGTGGATATGATTATGGGGACATTCAGCAAATCGCTGGCATGTGTCGGAGGATTTGTCGCCGCAGAAGAACCGGTTATCGATTATCTGAAGCACAATACCCGAACCATGATTTTCACGGCCGCCCTGCCGCCATCCAATGTGGCCATGGTCACCAAAGCCCTGGAAATCATTGAAAAAGAGCCCTGGCGCCGGACAAAGGTTTTGGAAAACGCCGCTTATATTCAAAAAAACCTGAAAAACATGGGTTTCAATATCGGAATGAGTACCACACCTGTCATCCCGGTAATTATCGGTGAAGAGATGAAAACCTTCCGTGTGTGGAAAGATCTCTACGAAGAAAAAGTCTATACCAACCCCGTCATCTCCCCTGCCGTGCCCAAAGACCGTTGTCTGTTACGTACCAGTTATATGGCCACCCATACCCGGGATCAACTGGATTTCTGCCTGGAGAAATTTTATAAAGTCGGGAAAAAGCATGGTATGATTTCCTGA